AGCGGGAAGGAAAGCAACCAATGGGTAGACAGCCAAAAGACTTGGTTTTTATTGAGACGGAGATTGATCCATCATCTACTTACATTTTACTCTTTCATCTTATCTTACTTACTGACAGTCTGACATAATTATTAAGTAAAGAAAATTTTGGATAGAGCTTCAAATACACAATACTTACTTTGTTTAAGTCAAAtcctaattttttaatactCACGTCATGTTCCACTAAATACTAAATGCTAactcgaattttatttttaatttgcgAGATTTATGAATTTAAGAGCGTTTTTAATGTAAATCAAATTGATAGATTATTCTCTCATTTCCTTTACAATTATGATGATTTGTTATTTGGGATAAACACTCTTTAAGGGaataataaattcttaattttttttataaattattaaaagagaaatgattaggggagggaatttggtgagggaatgacgtggcataatcttattcgctaaaaaaatcaaataatttctctcttttctctctttcctaccctttttacattttccaaccaatgaaggtgttgccacgtcattccctcaccaaattccctcaccaaattccctccctctatcactcctcttattaAAAGTACggatatttgaatttcaaaaaaatttgaaagataAATGGATGTGTTTAACTCAAACTAATGACTAGAGATGTAAATACAAATGGTGTGCGATTATCATTCCCGCCTCTTTCTATTTCAGTAATTTTTTTACTatcctttttttcattttcgattTTGGGCATCCGCCTCTTTCTATTTCAGTAATTTTCTTACTATTCTTTCTTTCATATTCGATTTTGGTCATCCTAccatattatctaaaaaaaatattattgataaaattatataaacaaaaattttaatattaggtattttgtattatataaatatttatattattataaaaaaatttaaattattataaaatattaaaaataaatatattagtgatgtTACACATTTTTATAAGTCTTATTTTAAGGTAGAATCGCGGTGAAATCGAaacgaaaatataaaataccCCTGTCAAACCGGGAAAAACTTCCTCTCACAGAGACAATTAGGATCGAAAAATGCGGAGCTCTATAAAATTGTCATCCCTACTTGTGAGTTTCCacacttatttaaaattgtcaTCCCTACTTGTGAGTCTCcacacttattttattttgtaagttattgaaattatttaagtaaagaaaatattaaaggtataaatatataatattaataatattttaaatattttaattgatgattggCATAATATTTGGAGGTCTTCAAACTAAACATTAATCACAATTTACTAACCATGGTTtccttttaattatttctttaaatacGCTCAACTTGTTAATAAACATAATCTTTTTTAGAGGTGTTCAAATTAAACATCTTGATTCTTGATAAAGTGTCTTAATATAGATAATTGTTTTAGTATAATAAATTTCAGCCTCTCCAATATATATAACTCATTACCTTTTGGTTGGAATTGCATCAACAAATAGGGCACTCTTCTTAGCAAGAATTAGTATCTTTATGAGAattcaataatatttgattctaatcttATTCAATTTACGGTGAATATTTAACTATAATGAAAATCCTGAAAATTGAATAATGAGATGTTTTTTAATTGTAGCATCATGTTAATTTGGAATATTTTAATTGCAAAAATCTCATGGGCAAAAGTTAtagattcaattattttttaaatgaatgatgagaattatttaaatacaactaTACAAGAATTACATTagagaatataataaaataaaataaatgtcataaaacatagaaataataataataatacaatcaCATCGCACAACAAATTATCAAAGTCGTGGATTCAGAAACGATGATTAGCTCTCCGAACGATTTCAACAAatgaatctcaaaaggaaccaAAGTGAAAATCAAAATTGTAACATTTGCTTTTTTTAGAAATCACCCTTATCATTTTAGTTAACTTAGTGTGTATCAATATTAGATTCattctataaataataatatagagtGTAACATGCATGCTTGCTGGGCTGCCCTGGCTATGTTAAATTGTTAATTAAGGAAGTCCTTTTGATACAAAATAGGATTACtggtaatttattaattaatatttaattaggaagttattatttaattgaaagaTCCATCGTGAAAATGAATTCTCCTTGAGTGTGTATTGTTGAAGAATAATATTAACTTCATTTcttttctaataatatattaatgagcACTAATGAATTAACGTAATTGAAAAGAAGTGACAACTAAGCATCATTAGATCctagaaattttgaaattttgtatttgAATTCAGGGATAAACTCAAACCACTTGGGTCCAAGCAGATCGGCATATAGCACATTTAAATACTACTAAAATTTGCCATATATATGACTATGTTATATATTGTGACAGTTGTTATTTCCCTCCTATCATAATTGGATTatggtttattttaataatcagAAAAGGAGCAAAAGAATATTATTGTGAACAACTATAACGATGAGGGTTTTTTTTGGCATGCCTAGTCATTGCTACTTTGATGTGCATCTTAGATTTGAGAACTTcggaaaaaattattgattttatttggaaatatcatttattatgcTAGATTAATTTCTTATATGTTTAAGATTCATATGGTTATCTTATAATTTCTATATGGGATATGGATTCATAAATCAAGTGTTCACAAATAGGGCATCTTGGATGGTTAAGGCTTAAACAGAGGATCTCAATTTGGGTTACCTTTagtttactttttttaatttttaagtttgtaTTTAGGTCACACGAATATTAGGATAATTAATAGACTAAAAGTCACAAGtttgattctcacttaaaatattttaagttaaagtgTGGCTTGAGACAAAATAAGtgtttctaataaaatatattgaagttttattatttaatagacttaaaaagacttaaagaatattaatatataaataaaataaaaaataataattttaaatataaagtatttttaccACTTGATCTCGTGGAGATTAGGATGGGCAATatcattgttgatcttcttgatgagattagaataaaataatattttgaggtTGCTTTTGTCTGTCCCTTTTGTCTTTTGAAACACGTGTTTAACCGGGTTGTCTCGGAGTtttgatttttgttgtttttgtttctaGCTGGTTTTGTTCAGGTTCACAGGATGACTTCTTGTTGCTTTTTGGTGTGTGTATCGGACATGAGCATGTTCCATAGGTGGGGTTTGAGTTTGGGGCTCGTTTCCTTGGGATTTTTGTGTTTAGCATCATCGGAATCATCGGGATTGACTGATCTTGTTCTGTTGGTGCTCTCCTGTGTTTGTATTTAGCATGAGGACAAactattgttattttttattcttataatgaaaatgaaatgaatttgttaaaaaaaaaaaaattagaaagtattttaatattttagttaataagtTGAATGATATGATGTGATGTGATGAATAATAAGGgagtaaaatgatatttgaataatctggttatttaaataactcaaacctaACCAGGCTTAAGATCCATATTTAGGTCATAAAAATAGTagttaactaactaattatcaGCCTAATCACAAAGCCCTAAACTAAAGTttgtcatttaaaattttatagataTCTCATTCAAATCATTTCATCTAGTGATAATCACACTTTTATATCGTAAGCAAATTGATTCATTCTCGGGGATTAAAACTACAAGTTTTACTAAAAAGATGTTATTTTGATCAAGATACAAGTCATTAagcataattgttattattattattattattattcaaatccTTACTAGATAATTTAAAACAGCTTCTTCCATTAATTAGAAGCTTTACAATCTCAATCATGCATACTTAGCCTTATAATCACTCCACAATTGATCAACACTCTCCCCCAATAGATCATCAAAATAAGTTTGACTATAACCATCAATCATCTTCTCATTCAACTTAGCCACAAATCCATCCAACAAACCATTACAATAATCAAGAAACCTAGCCGTAACATCGTAACCTTGATCCCATCGGTCACCCTGCCCGGGTTGAACCCAATGACTCGGAATAAACCCCGATTTCAACCTCACATAATCCGCCACTCCTTCAATCAAACCGCCCGGCGCTTGCCCGGCTCCATTCCACTGCCAAACATGCGTCATCTCGTGGTACAAAACCCCGATGATTTCAATCCTCACGTCGCCGGAATATCCGGCGATGTATTCTGCACTGACGTGGATCTCGTCGTTGCTCGTGTACGCCTCGACAAACGTGCTAACTTTAGCCACGCTTTTTCTATCGGAGTCTTggttttgttgaaatatttgcCATACAAAACTCGTGGACTCGGACAGGATCTGAAGGGAGTAATCGGATCCGATCTCGTTGTCGAACCGAACACCGCCTGGGGTTCCTGCCGCGGTGTTGGTGACCGTGTATTCGACAGCTTGGACGGTCATTGCTAGGAATATATAGAGAAAGGATAATATAGATTTTTTGTATGCCATATTTGGTTgagtttgatatattttgttcaaatgtatatatagagagttattttgagatttatttcaaattattaatttataattccaatgtttcattttttttcatctttgaCACGGCATtgaactatttaattatattaattggtAGAAGACTTGAAAGGAGACTTGGTCATAGTCAACCCACAATGGCCGGCTAATTTGTCACAAAATAATGGTAGGTTTATAATGTCTAGAACTAGAGTTAATTGTATTACATAATTAGAATgtaatatagtatattataatatccaaataaaatatttaaaataaaaataatttttaaataaattataattaaaaaaaaaaagttcaaactCAGCTCCTCTGGAGGGGTTTCAAAGAAGACTAGCctaaatttagatttttctattttttttatatatatttaatattttaacttaataaaaaaaaaaattaaaaacggttaaaaccatttcattaaaatcacaAAAATGGGAGGGTCGAGAATCAAAGCTAAACAAATTCTAGTCATgaaatgaattgaaaaaaaatagcaATCAAAACCTACAAGAAaaagagattacaaacaaaggTTACAAACGgtattaaatcttaattatcccaatcatgatttttatttacatatcaacatgttgtcttcctcttccctttGTCCTTcatcttccccttcctctttcTCTTGCAATGAAATAGAGATAAACTGAAGAGGTTGATAAATATTGTCTATTTTcattatgatttctttctttatctgaactcgttctgatttgatagattTTCAGAATttctcttcaccttgttgttttCAACTTGAATTACGAGATCATTGTCTTCATTTCCTTCAGCTTCAACTTTAAAATCCTCAGCAACTTTAGATTCATATGTACCAActttggaattatttttttcctcttgATTAGcctgagtatcttcctctctatTTTCATTGACAAcccttcaacttgatttgattttaattcctcaactatctcttcaatatCAGCTTTAGTATCATCTACATCAACCTTAGTATCATCTGCATCAGCCTTAGTATCATCTGCTTCAACTTGATTAGTCTGAGTATTTTACTTTCTGGTTTCCTCTACTACAATTTGAAttgtttgagaatcaacttccTTTTTCCTCCTCAACCTCCATTTcattacaacatttatcccCTTCTTAATTAGAGTCCCCTTTACCATCTTTTCTTCAATCACATTGCTTTCTTCCTTTTTAGAGTCCTCATTGGCTTCAACTTCATGTTCTTCCTCCACATTTTGTTTTTTGATTATAGACTCATCTATCTTATTatcttgttttttcttttcctGGCCTTTTAGTATTCTCTGTTCTTCTTCCTTAGCTTGAGCACACATTTCGTGTTGGCATGTTAGAATGTATTACAGAATAAACACTTGTgcggcctccactcataagtgattctCATGTTACTAGATTTTCCTTTCATGTCTACCACTGTCATTTTATTTGGCAATGTACTTCCAGAATGtacctcaatgctaattctagcaaaggaaATATGTTCCCCTTCTTCagtaattgggtccatatataatggtttacCCAATAAACTTGCAAAATGACAAAgagcttctacattatacatgtgtgcagggatatttcaaaatttgaacAATATTTGAGTTGTTTCCTTAGGTTTTCTTAATAGGTTCAAATATTTagaccatctttccaacttaatgcagttggatccaatatatgtatgcccatttttcAGAATTTCATCCAAATTCGATCCTTTCTTGAATTTCAGAAAGTAGAGATTATGTACATTTACTGAAATTTTCTTCAGTCCATTTTCCTCCCATTGCTTCATAAGTGCTTCTTTGGTGACTATGAAGGAAACTTtattctttcctatgtagttttcCACCACTATATTTTCACATTCATTAACACAAATTTCTTCTACTACAacaggcaatttaaattcaaaaggagagttcaGTACCTTCACTTTTGTCTGTACattgcccaagtagatttttcctttgtatgCATGATTTTCAATCTTTTTCCCAATATTgttcttccagacttcattgATTTTTCATGTATAATTATTTCTGATAGTATAGGTTTTTGATTTAGGAGTCTTTATTAACTCCCTCATTATTGCAACAGACCATTTTACTATCACTTCATATTCATCCATCTTGATGAGTAAATTCCAGCCCTGGAGATAGTGAATGTTATGTTGGACTGTTGTGTTTTGCATTTTCTCCTTCCTAAgtacaatctctcatttcttagcATTCATCAGGAgttttgtgatttgattttttagtcCAAATAAATTGGTTCTTTCATTATACTCTATCATCCAAActctttttttcttctccttGATACCTACATTATTTTCCAAAGGCTTTTGAGCAGCAATTGAGTCTTTGTTGCTTTCATGCACTTTTTCATTCATTACTTCTTTAgcttttttgttaattttcttcTTTGCAGTATCGTTAATTCCTTTAAGAACAAAGTCATGCACTTCTTTCGCcttgttgtttttctttttaccCATATTCCAATAAGATTTCAGAACAAGGGATTAAAGTCAGAGTAACAATCTTGAACGAATACCTTGTTCAAACCCTAACCGATGTTTCTTGATGTGCCGAACCTGCCAGACGTGTCGAACGTTCCGATCGTGTCGAACGTGCCAgacgtgccgatcgtgccgaaagTGCCGACGATCTTTACTCTAACCACGTTTcccatatataaattaaaaagtaataataaaattttaaattataatttttttaaattttttaataagattagtaattttaatggttaaaattaatgacaattttaaataatttatttgaaattatcattaattttaacaaatatatatataaactaaaattattaatcttaatacAAAAActcaaaacataaaattcatttcaaaatattttattactttttattaaaataataaggtCCTGTTTGAATtgggaatttttttaaatctgtttatttaaaaagtaattattataatgattttgatgatttaaaaaaattaataaaaaagacttaaaaaatattaatatatgtataataaaataaaaataataatttaaaattatataatattttaatattttgattgatgatatGAATAATGATTCAATTAggaatagaattttttttttttttcaaatttcccCAAATGAAATAagcctaatatatataatttgaataaatatagtTGACTAGTGGGaatttttgggtttttaaattatttataagtttttttaaaaaaaaaaatctgtcattattattctaattatttttatcaaataataattttcaaaacaatCTTTAAAAATCAGAACCAATACCAAACAAATTTGGttgtgattttaaaataaatttcaaccataacaaaatttgtaataatactTGAATAATctcaaaactaaaaattaaatttaataaaatttcattttattatcaaaattatcatACCATTTATTCATATTCATTCAAGTTAAACATCTTATTATTCAAATCAGCATCAAATTATCCTTCTTCTACACCAAATATCTATCACTATATTTCCTTGGTTTAATCTCTTCCAAGTTTAATTTTTCCACAACTTTCCCACCACTATATTTAGCTTTGTATTCTTTCCATAATTGATCCACCGATTTCCCAAGCAagtctttaaaatattgtacATTATATGTATCTTTCATCTTCTTGTTTAGGGCAGCAACAAATCCTGGCTTTAAACTCTCGCAATACTCGAGAAATCGTGCTGTGATATCGTATCCTTGATCCCATTTATCTCCCGTTCCAGGTTTGGCAAATGCAGGAGGATAATAATTCGCTTTTAAGATAGTGTAATCCGCTACTCCCTCTACTAACCCTACCGGTGCTTTGCCAGCCCCATCCCATTGCCAAACATGGGTCATTTCATGGTAGACAAGGGATGTGATCTCCCATTTCACATTACCTTGGTAACCCTACAAGtaattgtataattattatgatcATTTTCTAGTTATAAAAAATCGTCGCTAAAAGTTTATGACCTATAGCGATGGTTCACTCTGTCGTTATTAATACAATATCTTATGATGTTGCATTGTTGCTAATTACAAAGAATTATGGATATCTAATTTACCTGAACGTATAAGGCACTGATATTAATGATTGACCCGCTGGTATACGCTTCGCCCCCATTGTAATTATATACGACAACCTCAACGTTGTTGTATGTATTCTTATCTTGTGCATTTTGTTGTTTGAACATATTCCATATGAAATTGGAGGATTTTATCATTGTCGCCTTAATGTAAGCCTGTCCGATCACATTCTCGAATCGCTTACCACCTGGGGTTGAGAGTGCGTCATTTCTCACAGTGAATTCAACGCAGACAATGCCACGAACAACTGCCAAAAGAACTATCAATATAGGGTACACCATGGAAGGGGTCATGGTTATTTTTATGATATGGTAGTTAATATGAAGAtgaaggtatatatatatatttatttatgtactaggctatcaaatatatattgatttttttaataaacgtTTGCTGATAAAGCAGGATGATATTCTATTTTATGGAAAAGTTATTTGGTAAATCTAAATAAACTATTTGTTTAACACTAAAACAAATGGAAAAGTGAActtctaaaatttatttactaaatCTTACTAAGATTACAcctcttttaaataatatacatcaaatatttgactagatattttttatttatttatttttttgtgattagtatttattttatgtctgagattaatacaaaaataacaaaattttaaaaaaaaatcatatatccACCACTTCTattgagatattatatatttaggaaatactttatttaaaatataaaatattatgatactTTTAAACTTGGCTAATTAGgagtatttcttaaatttatgtGTATATACATCAATTAAGTCATAAATTCTAATcaacaaacataaataataataaaaattattctttttttcttattctctaCTATCTCTCTTTAGTCTCAACTTTATCTTCATttgtgatcgatttttaaataaaatacgcTTTAATCATCCGCATAAATTTTAACATGGTGTCAGAGCgaagttaaaaagaaaaacaaatacatTCGACTTCAACTACTTACTCGACAGATCAAAAGAAGTTAATAAACCTAACTTTATCAACGAAAATGAATCATCAAACAAATCGATCAAAAGCAACCAAGAACAATGATCAAGAAACTACggataattataaaaatgtttaaaaaattatttaaataaactatttatttaaccctaaaacaAACGGAAAAGTGAActtctaaaatttatttactaaatCTTACTAAGATTACAcctcttttaaataatatacatCCAATATTTGactagatattttt
This is a stretch of genomic DNA from Impatiens glandulifera chromosome 4, dImpGla2.1, whole genome shotgun sequence. It encodes these proteins:
- the LOC124936369 gene encoding uncharacterized protein LOC124936369, with protein sequence MAYKKSILSFLYIFLAMTVQAVEYTVTNTAAGTPGGVRFDNEIGSDYSLQILSESTSFVWQIFQQNQDSDRKSVAKVSTFVEAYTSNDEIHVSAEYIAGYSGDVRIEIIGVLYHEMTHVWQWNGAGQAPGGLIEGVADYVRLKSGFIPSHWVQPGQGDRWDQGYDVTARFLDYCNGLLDGFVAKLNEKMIDGYSQTYFDDLLGESVDQLWSDYKAKYA
- the LOC124935516 gene encoding uncharacterized protein LOC124935516, which gives rise to MTPSMVYPILIVLLAVVRGIVCVEFTVRNDALSTPGGKRFENVIGQAYIKATMIKSSNFIWNMFKQQNAQDKNTYNNVEVVVYNYNGGEAYTSGSIINISALYVQGYQGNVKWEITSLVYHEMTHVWQWDGAGKAPVGLVEGVADYTILKANYYPPAFAKPGTGDKWDQGYDITARFLEYCESLKPGFVAALNKKMKDTYNVQYFKDLLGKSVDQLWKEYKAKYSGGKVVEKLNLEEIKPRKYSDRYLV